Proteins from a single region of Candidatus Amarolinea dominans:
- a CDS encoding DUF4386 family protein, producing MKTLQKYGGIAALYLAVAYLIGIAILLVVLDYPSITDSAQKVALLVEMQTVTFATNLLMYVFFGVVLIVLALALYERLQAGAPALMQAATALGIIWAGALIASGMVANAGIAPTVALHATDPAQAALLWQGIEAVASGLGNGNGEILGGLWALLVSLAALRAGGLPKGLNVLGLLVGAVGVLSLIPGLTDLLTGVFGLSQIIWFVWLGIVLLRSKAGTTA from the coding sequence ATGAAAACTCTGCAGAAGTATGGCGGCATCGCCGCGTTGTACCTGGCCGTCGCCTATCTCATCGGTATTGCCATCCTTCTTGTCGTGCTGGATTATCCCAGCATCACCGACTCGGCGCAAAAAGTGGCCCTGCTCGTCGAGATGCAGACGGTCACCTTTGCGACCAACCTGCTGATGTACGTGTTCTTCGGCGTCGTGCTAATCGTGCTGGCGCTGGCGCTGTACGAGCGGCTGCAGGCCGGCGCGCCGGCGCTGATGCAGGCCGCCACCGCACTCGGCATCATCTGGGCGGGCGCGCTGATCGCCAGCGGCATGGTCGCCAATGCCGGGATCGCGCCCACCGTTGCGCTCCACGCCACCGACCCGGCCCAGGCCGCGCTGCTCTGGCAGGGCATCGAGGCCGTGGCGAGCGGGCTGGGCAATGGCAACGGCGAGATCCTGGGCGGCCTCTGGGCGCTGCTGGTCAGCCTGGCCGCGCTGCGGGCCGGCGGGCTGCCCAAGGGGCTGAATGTCCTGGGCTTGCTGGTCGGCGCGGTGGGCGTCCTCTCGCTGATCCCAGGGTTGACCGACCTGCTGACCGGGGTTTTCGGTCTCAGCCAGATCATCTGGTTCGTCTGGCTGGGGATCGTGCTGCTGCGCAGCAAGGCGGGCACGACAGCGTAG
- a CDS encoding SBBP repeat-containing protein: protein MFVRFPRSLVVVISLLVVLILLLPAGSLSSTATTAQPATGKVLRASPVMFIENVGQFAEGARFQVHGGNQTMWLAEDALWITVVEPERGATEGQSNPAGLDSPSRTDPAFLQPVNGVNIRLSFIGANPHPRLEPFDRLDTAVSYFLGNDPAQWRSDVPVWGGVRYVDLYPGVDLELTSGGGQMVQRLVVQPGADLGAVRLRVEGADAVAVDQNVVRLSTVAGEVAVPLLLTAGASGEAIVQPQGAQAFEVIAPFTQLPSKRPSTSENQLSPADHPEDLLYGTFLGGSDVDGGNAIAADGTGSVYVTGSTQSSDFPATPGAFDTSANSLDAFVVHLNPSGGALAYATFLGGSDVDYGTAITVDGAGNAYVTGDTHSSDFPATLGAFDTSFNNNSGNSDAFVIKLNPAGSGLAYGTFLGSTTADWAYAITVDGASNAYVTGETHYRDFPTTPGAFDTSFNSTYMPEAFVVKMNSAGNGLIYATFLGGSGEDGGHAIAVDGAGNAYVAGFTTYGYPPFPTTPGAFDTSFNGSYDSDAFVVKLNPGGSGLAYGTFLGGSGNERIIAIAIDDAGNVYVTGKTASSNFPTTLGAFDTSFNGGNTDAFVVKLNSAGSGLAYATFLGGNNLDDGNAIAVDWADNAYVAGTTGSSANFPLTVGALATVFGGATTDAFVARLDATGSQLTYSTFLGGVGLDDARDIAFGPGRRCRACNRKTFSSNFPLTANAFDSTLNYGDAFILKLRLRGGPLMPTPTPTITPTPTSTPTSTSTPTNTPTATPGPSPTPTPTPPPPIVLYPHTDGWLRGYPASQVGSASVSSSQRSADWYYALSGPMSGNTYKLLELSLNPLSSACWACLDFKFISQTSVGGSERVLASTNRCVDGIGELFSQTLNGESANGALLVFRMTWTSGTCAGTLTFGSPTFSRIEIPGVLPSTSTPTATPTATPSPTPTRTSTPTVTPTRTQTATPRAKVYLPLLLRNQ, encoded by the coding sequence ATGTTCGTTCGTTTTCCCCGTAGCCTGGTTGTCGTCATCAGTCTGTTGGTCGTCTTGATCCTGCTACTACCCGCGGGCAGCTTGTCCAGCACGGCCACAACCGCCCAGCCCGCGACGGGCAAGGTGCTTCGTGCCAGCCCGGTCATGTTCATTGAGAATGTCGGCCAATTCGCCGAGGGGGCGCGCTTCCAGGTGCACGGCGGCAACCAGACGATGTGGCTGGCAGAAGACGCGCTGTGGATCACAGTGGTTGAGCCGGAGCGCGGCGCAACGGAGGGACAGAGCAACCCGGCAGGGCTTGACTCTCCCTCGCGCACCGACCCTGCCTTCTTACAGCCTGTCAACGGCGTCAATATCCGCCTCTCCTTCATTGGCGCCAACCCTCACCCGCGCCTGGAACCATTTGATCGCCTGGACACCGCCGTTTCCTACTTCCTCGGCAACGATCCAGCACAGTGGCGGTCTGATGTACCTGTTTGGGGCGGCGTGCGCTACGTGGATCTGTATCCAGGCGTGGATTTGGAGCTTACCAGCGGGGGCGGACAGATGGTGCAGCGGCTGGTGGTCCAGCCTGGCGCAGACCTGGGCGCGGTGCGGCTGCGCGTGGAGGGCGCTGACGCCGTGGCGGTGGACCAGAATGTTGTGCGACTGAGCACGGTTGCAGGCGAAGTGGCTGTGCCGCTGCTCCTGACCGCCGGAGCGAGCGGTGAGGCGATCGTGCAGCCGCAGGGCGCGCAGGCGTTCGAGGTGATCGCACCCTTCACTCAGTTGCCATCCAAGCGGCCATCGACAAGCGAAAACCAGTTATCGCCGGCCGACCACCCTGAAGACCTACTTTATGGTACTTTCTTAGGCGGCAGTGATGTAGATGGTGGTAACGCCATCGCAGCAGACGGGACGGGCAGCGTCTACGTGACGGGTTCCACCCAGTCCAGCGATTTTCCTGCCACGCCGGGTGCCTTCGACACAAGCGCCAACAGTTTGGACGCCTTCGTGGTCCATCTGAACCCGTCCGGCGGCGCACTGGCCTACGCCACCTTCCTGGGAGGCAGTGATGTCGACTATGGCACAGCCATCACCGTGGACGGAGCTGGCAACGCCTACGTAACGGGCGACACCCACTCCAGTGATTTTCCCGCTACGCTAGGCGCCTTCGATACAAGCTTCAACAATAACTCTGGCAACAGCGACGCCTTCGTAATCAAGCTCAATCCTGCTGGCAGCGGGCTGGCCTATGGTACGTTTTTGGGCAGCACAACTGCCGACTGGGCCTACGCCATCACTGTGGATGGAGCAAGCAACGCTTATGTGACGGGAGAGACGCATTACAGGGACTTCCCGACCACGCCGGGCGCCTTCGATACGAGCTTCAACAGCACCTACATGCCGGAGGCCTTTGTGGTCAAAATGAACTCGGCCGGCAACGGATTGATCTACGCTACCTTCCTCGGCGGTAGCGGTGAGGATGGTGGCCATGCCATCGCCGTGGATGGGGCGGGTAACGCCTATGTGGCGGGCTTTACCACTTATGGCTATCCTCCCTTTCCCACCACGCCGGGAGCGTTCGATACAAGTTTCAATGGTAGCTATGACTCTGATGCCTTTGTGGTCAAGTTAAATCCGGGTGGCAGTGGGCTGGCTTATGGTACCTTTCTGGGCGGCAGTGGCAATGAACGTATCATCGCCATTGCCATTGATGACGCAGGAAACGTCTATGTGACGGGCAAGACAGCGTCAAGCAACTTCCCCACCACGCTGGGTGCCTTCGACACGAGCTTCAACGGTGGCAACACTGACGCCTTCGTGGTCAAGCTGAACTCGGCAGGCAGCGGACTAGCTTACGCCACTTTCCTGGGCGGCAACAATTTGGACGATGGTAACGCCATCGCCGTAGACTGGGCGGATAATGCCTACGTAGCGGGTACTACAGGTTCTTCGGCAAATTTTCCGCTCACGGTTGGTGCGCTGGCAACGGTCTTCGGCGGAGCGACTACCGATGCCTTTGTCGCCAGGTTGGATGCCACCGGTAGCCAATTGACCTACAGTACCTTTCTCGGCGGCGTCGGGTTAGACGATGCCCGAGATATAGCTTTTGGACCCGGAAGGCGATGTCGTGCATGTAACAGGAAAACTTTTTCGTCGAATTTTCCGTTGACTGCGAACGCTTTCGACTCCACTTTGAACTATGGCGACGCTTTCATCCTGAAGCTACGGTTGCGGGGAGGCCCCCTGATGCCGACGCCAACACCGACAATTACGCCAACACCAACCTCTACACCGACATCTACCTCTACGCCGACGAATACGCCGACGGCAACGCCCGGTCCGTCACCGACCCCAACCCCAACACCACCGCCGCCGATCGTTCTGTATCCCCATACCGACGGTTGGCTTCGTGGATATCCCGCCTCCCAGGTCGGGAGCGCTTCGGTGAGTTCGTCACAGCGTTCAGCGGACTGGTATTATGCCCTGTCTGGACCGATGAGCGGTAATACCTACAAATTGCTGGAACTCAGCCTGAATCCGCTGTCGTCCGCGTGTTGGGCCTGCCTCGATTTCAAGTTCATTAGTCAAACCTCAGTTGGTGGATCAGAACGCGTGTTAGCCTCTACCAACAGATGTGTTGACGGGATAGGAGAGCTGTTTAGCCAAACGCTGAATGGTGAGTCAGCGAATGGGGCTTTGCTTGTCTTCCGCATGACATGGACATCCGGAACATGTGCGGGGACGCTTACTTTCGGCTCTCCTACCTTCAGCCGGATCGAAATCCCCGGTGTCCTGCCCTCAACATCCACCCCAACCGCGACGCCGACGGCAACGCCCAGCCCGACGCCGACGAGGACCTCTACACCGACTGTGACGCCGACACGCACGCAGACCGCTACGCCGAGAGCGAAAGTCTACCTGCCGTTATTGCTGCGCAATCAGTGA
- a CDS encoding C-GCAxxG-C-C family protein, translating into MSVVDDSFDHPLKIEEHAAMPLAGGIMGNGYQCGMLWGGALAAGAQAYRLYGAGARAEVEALLAAQSLVSAFQARAKDINCAEITELEWKRPSGGQVVKFLARGGPIGCFRLAADYAQIAFDTINNALGGEHTDMPAQPVSCTALLAQKMGVSEMHAVMAAGLAGGIGLSGGACGVLGAAIWFRGINTLKDGGKLSFDLGASSPEMERFLASADYEFECASIVGRKFADVADHAAYVREGGCAKIIAALATRG; encoded by the coding sequence ATGAGCGTCGTTGACGACTCGTTCGATCACCCGTTGAAGATTGAGGAGCACGCCGCTATGCCATTGGCCGGCGGGATCATGGGCAACGGCTATCAATGCGGCATGCTTTGGGGCGGGGCGCTGGCTGCGGGCGCGCAAGCCTATCGGCTTTATGGCGCAGGCGCCCGCGCCGAGGTTGAGGCATTGCTGGCAGCGCAGAGCCTGGTGTCGGCGTTCCAGGCGCGGGCTAAGGACATTAATTGCGCTGAAATCACCGAGCTTGAATGGAAGAGACCGTCCGGTGGTCAGGTGGTCAAGTTCCTCGCCAGGGGCGGACCGATTGGTTGTTTTCGTTTGGCGGCGGATTACGCGCAGATTGCGTTCGATACGATCAATAACGCGCTTGGCGGCGAGCACACTGATATGCCGGCACAGCCGGTGAGCTGCACGGCGCTGCTGGCGCAGAAGATGGGCGTCTCAGAGATGCACGCGGTGATGGCGGCGGGGCTTGCCGGGGGCATCGGGCTGAGCGGCGGCGCCTGCGGCGTATTGGGCGCCGCGATCTGGTTCAGGGGCATCAACACGCTCAAGGATGGCGGCAAGCTGAGTTTCGATCTCGGCGCCAGTTCGCCGGAGATGGAGCGCTTCCTGGCGAGCGCCGATTATGAGTTCGAGTGCGCCAGCATCGTTGGGCGCAAGTTTGCGGATGTCGCCGACCACGCGGCTTATGTGCGCGAGGGCGGCTGCGCGAAAATCATCGCGGCATTGGCTACCCGTGGCTAG
- a CDS encoding CPBP family intramembrane metalloprotease, whose amino-acid sequence MKNQARFPYQFFVVAFAWSWLVWLPLVLASVGILPIGKDLLSALTVPAIIVGAFGPAAGTFYCLKTYHAKGAIRQYLRGLLDFRLGWRAWLLPILVLGGSTWIAWMLPELWGEPRVDMLLPSLWAFPPYVLFTILLGGGQEELGWRGYILDPMEARLGAWLGNLVLGVIWACWHLPLYFIQGSTQTFMPFAGFLLNCVGYSWFHAYVRQASGKRTWAGLISHGWANAFVPLFPTVAMVAGAAQSRYWIWVSLTFVIGLITMALSGTRRHSSDFKGVNDDDSNR is encoded by the coding sequence ATGAAAAACCAGGCAAGATTTCCCTATCAGTTTTTCGTGGTTGCGTTCGCCTGGTCTTGGCTGGTCTGGCTACCACTGGTTTTGGCTAGTGTTGGTATCTTACCCATAGGCAAAGACCTTCTGAGTGCTTTGACCGTACCCGCCATTATTGTGGGAGCCTTTGGTCCAGCGGCCGGAACCTTTTACTGTCTCAAGACATACCATGCTAAAGGTGCTATTCGCCAATATCTACGTGGTTTGCTGGATTTCCGTTTGGGCTGGCGGGCGTGGCTCCTTCCTATACTCGTGCTAGGCGGGAGCACTTGGATCGCGTGGATGCTGCCGGAGCTTTGGGGTGAGCCGCGTGTGGATATGCTCTTGCCCTCCCTATGGGCTTTTCCTCCGTATGTTTTGTTCACGATTCTATTAGGCGGCGGGCAGGAAGAACTGGGGTGGCGCGGCTATATTTTGGATCCCATGGAAGCACGCCTCGGGGCGTGGTTGGGGAACTTGGTGCTGGGAGTGATCTGGGCCTGTTGGCATTTGCCGCTATATTTTATCCAGGGATCGACCCAGACGTTTATGCCTTTTGCTGGGTTTTTGTTAAATTGTGTGGGGTATTCTTGGTTCCACGCCTATGTGCGCCAAGCTTCTGGAAAACGTACTTGGGCCGGGTTGATTTCTCACGGTTGGGCCAATGCGTTTGTGCCCTTGTTCCCTACGGTAGCGATGGTTGCGGGGGCTGCACAGTCCCGTTATTGGATCTGGGTCAGCTTGACCTTTGTGATTGGGTTGATAACGATGGCGCTTTCGGGGACTCGACGCCATTCAAGTGATTTCAAAGGGGTGAATGATGATGACTCAAATCGCTAA
- a CDS encoding GNAT family N-acetyltransferase gives MAKHINFPSIETERLILRQMTLEDTDFVFQHFGDLAVARYLLDEPPLTEYAHAQEIIQFFCEPEEKTHNRWLVVRKSDHQSIGTCGFHKWDKRYFRAEIGYDVSPSFWGQGYMMEALRAVIASGFEHMRLNRIEALVYIENDRSIQLLRRLGFKQEGVLRDYFCLDGKFYDHYLFALLQREWKS, from the coding sequence ATCGCTAAACACATTAACTTTCCTAGCATAGAAACCGAGCGTTTGATCTTACGGCAAATGACACTTGAGGACACCGATTTTGTTTTCCAGCACTTCGGTGATTTGGCCGTGGCTCGATATCTCTTGGACGAACCGCCTTTGACAGAGTATGCTCATGCCCAGGAGATCATTCAATTCTTCTGTGAGCCAGAAGAGAAGACGCACAATCGCTGGTTAGTGGTTCGAAAATCCGACCACCAGTCTATTGGCACATGTGGTTTCCATAAATGGGACAAACGCTATTTTCGCGCTGAAATCGGCTATGATGTAAGCCCCAGTTTTTGGGGACAGGGCTACATGATGGAAGCTCTGCGGGCAGTTATCGCCAGTGGGTTCGAGCACATGAGGCTAAATCGGATTGAGGCTCTGGTGTATATCGAGAATGATCGCTCGATTCAACTATTGCGGAGACTGGGCTTCAAGCAAGAAGGTGTTCTTCGTGATTATTTTTGTTTGGACGGGAAGTTTTACGACCATTACCTTTTTGCCTTGCTACAGAGGGAATGGAAATCATAA
- a CDS encoding alpha/beta hydrolase produces MTDNKVKRLSIQSFAQKAGHIMLIVLAILLACLLILVGVLQLWSHGKPTPFVDENGSPLAGSISEKVFVNINGVEQGMFIKSKNATHPVLLYLHGGMPDTFLTRRYPTGLEDYFTVVWWEQRGSGISYNADIPPETMTLEQMISDTLEVTNYLRHRFGKEKIYLMGHSGGTFIGIQAAARAPELYYAYIGVAQMSNQLKSERLAYEYMLQRFKESGNTKMVRKLEEAPVTMTDGTPDAYRALRDPAMHSLGIGTTHDMNSVITGIFLPSLTSREYTLGEKINMWRGKSRSGISIIWDKIISTDLSKQVLELDLPVYFFEGIYDYTCSYTEAKSYFEKLKAPVKGFYTFEQSAHSPLFEEPEKMGRILQEDVLAGTNSLADTE; encoded by the coding sequence ATGACAGACAATAAAGTAAAGCGACTTTCCATTCAATCATTCGCACAAAAAGCAGGGCATATTATGTTGATCGTACTTGCTATCTTGTTGGCTTGCCTACTCATCCTTGTGGGCGTGCTGCAGCTATGGAGCCACGGAAAACCGACCCCCTTCGTGGATGAAAACGGAAGTCCGCTGGCGGGCAGTATTTCGGAGAAAGTGTTTGTTAACATCAACGGTGTGGAGCAGGGGATGTTTATCAAGAGCAAAAATGCAACGCATCCAGTGCTGCTTTACCTGCATGGGGGTATGCCTGACACCTTTCTTACAAGGAGATACCCTACAGGTCTTGAAGACTATTTCACCGTCGTTTGGTGGGAACAGCGCGGTTCAGGAATATCCTACAATGCCGACATTCCACCGGAGACGATGACACTGGAGCAAATGATATCTGACACGCTGGAGGTGACGAATTACCTGCGCCACCGCTTCGGTAAAGAAAAGATCTACCTCATGGGACATTCGGGGGGAACCTTTATTGGCATCCAGGCGGCGGCACGGGCGCCAGAGTTGTACTATGCTTACATTGGCGTGGCTCAGATGTCAAATCAGCTTAAATCTGAAAGACTGGCGTATGAGTATATGCTTCAGAGGTTCAAAGAGAGCGGAAACACAAAAATGGTACGCAAACTCGAAGAAGCACCCGTCACGATGACGGATGGCACACCGGATGCATACCGTGCATTGCGTGACCCCGCCATGCACAGCCTCGGCATCGGCACGACACATGATATGAACTCAGTCATCACGGGTATCTTCTTGCCGTCGCTGACAAGCCGAGAGTACACGTTAGGCGAAAAGATCAATATGTGGCGCGGCAAATCCCGCTCCGGCATTAGCATTATCTGGGATAAAATTATCAGCACAGACTTGTCGAAACAGGTGCTTGAGCTTGACCTGCCCGTCTATTTCTTTGAAGGCATCTACGATTACACTTGCTCCTACACCGAGGCAAAATCCTATTTTGAGAAACTCAAGGCGCCAGTAAAAGGGTTTTACACCTTTGAACAATCTGCTCACAGCCCATTGTTTGAAGAACCTGAAAAAATGGGGCGTATTTTGCAAGAGGATGTACTGGCAGGGACGAATAGCCTTGCTGACACAGAGTAA
- a CDS encoding CPBP family intramembrane metalloprotease, whose translation MTDRSKTAWVLGGATLTMFSPLAMVLAGYRIPMFQNLGFARGTMAPPIAWILATIVGIVYALYTMRAIPFIASMQREVSLFKLLGILSAVVGGIVEEVFFRRWIMDMLMSRGFASIIQVGVSGVAFGLAHASWTLLAKRDFKATLPAIMSTSILGISLAIVYLAGGRNLGPCIFAHVLINIVIEPWLMLSAVSGKWRT comes from the coding sequence ATGACTGATCGAAGCAAGACTGCGTGGGTCTTGGGTGGGGCAACATTAACTATGTTCAGCCCACTGGCGATGGTCCTGGCAGGGTATCGAATCCCCATGTTCCAGAATCTCGGCTTTGCGAGAGGAACAATGGCTCCTCCGATAGCGTGGATTCTCGCTACCATTGTCGGAATCGTATATGCGTTATACACGATGAGAGCCATCCCTTTCATTGCAAGTATGCAGCGCGAAGTCTCGCTGTTCAAACTCCTGGGGATTCTCTCTGCAGTGGTCGGCGGCATCGTCGAAGAGGTCTTCTTCCGACGTTGGATCATGGATATGCTGATGTCAAGAGGATTCGCGTCCATAATCCAGGTTGGTGTATCCGGAGTCGCATTTGGTTTGGCACATGCCAGTTGGACACTACTCGCAAAGCGCGACTTCAAGGCTACGCTTCCGGCGATCATGTCAACGTCAATTCTAGGGATCTCCCTGGCTATCGTCTATCTCGCGGGCGGACGCAACTTGGGGCCTTGCATATTTGCCCACGTACTGATAAACATCGTCATCGAACCGTGGCTGATGTTGTCGGCGGTCTCAGGCAAGTGGCGTACCTAA